The Streptomyces sp. V3I7 genome segment GTGCGGCCCGTGCCTTGGTCCACCAGCGCGAGCCGCTGACCTCGTACCTTTGCGGCGAGCGTACGTCGTCCGGGCCGTTCGGCGGGTGCGACCCGCTCCCGGGGCCGGGGTGCTGCCCCCACCTTGGTGACACCTCGCCCAGCCGCTTTCCGAGCCGCGCCGTCCACCACCGTGCTCCGCGGACGCTCCCCGCGTACACCCTTGCGCTCGCGTGCGCGCCGGATGTCCTGGGCATCGCACCCTCGACGGACGTCGAGCGGGGAAGGGGGAGGTGCGCGCGTGCACGGACCGGCGTCGCCCGGCTGGCTGCTCGTCGCGCTCTGCGCGGCCACCGGCGCCTACTGTCTGCTGCGGATGCGCAGCAGCGTCGAGGAACAGCGGAGCGCCGCCGGCGGCGATGCGCTCATGGGCTTCGGCATGGCCGCGATGGCCGTGCCCGCCGCGGCGTTCACGCCGCCGTCGTGGGCGTGGCCTGCGTACGCGGCCGTGTTCGGGGCGGCCGCGTTGCGCGCCCTGTGGGCGGTGCGCGGCAGCCGTCACCACCTGCACCACCTGATCGGAACCGCGGCGATGGTCTACATGGCGGTCGTCATGGCCGCCTCTCCCGGCTCCGGCCACCAGGGGCACGGGGGTGCGGGAGTCCCCTCGGTGACCGGGGCGCTGCTTCTCTACTTCACCGGCTACGTGCTGCTGACCGGGGTGCGCCTCGTGCCCGGTTCGGTCGCCGTCGCCGCCTCCGGGGGACAGCCGGGGTGGCGGGATCGGCCGGAGCTGGCGCGGGCGTGTCGGCTGTCCATGGGGATCGGGATGGTGGCGATGCTCCTCGGGCTCTGACACACCGAGCCGGAAGGCAGTACGCGCCGCGTTGCCTGCGTCACTTTGCCGAGGCCCCCCGTACCCCTGAACCGCCTCCCGCTCGTAGGGTGTTGGCCATGATGGTCCCCGCAGCACTGCTGCTGCTCGGCGCCCTGGCCGCCGTCGTCGCTCCCCGGCTGCTCGCGCGGGCCGACTGGCCGGACCGCGAACCCGTGGTCGCGCTGTGGGTGTGGCAGTGCGTCGTGGCCGCCGTACTTCTGTGCTGCGTGCTGTCGATGACCCTCAGTGCGGCCGCGGCCTGGCAGTCGGTGCGCGGGAACGTCTTCGCTCCGGCCCCGCCCGCGGTCGTGGACGCGTATGCCCTGGGGGCAACCAGTCCTTGGGCGGCGGCGACCGCGGTGGCTCTGGCGTGCGGCGGGCTGTGGAGTGGGGCGATGCTCGTCCGGGAGGTCGTACGCGCCCGCAGGCGGCGTCGGCTGCGACGGGCCGAACTCCTCGTGCGCGCGCCGAAGTTGCCGGGCGAGGAGTCGGGCAGTGACCGACTCGTCGTGCTGGAGGGCGAGCGGCCGGACGCCTGGTGGCTGGCCGGTGCCGCGCCGCGACTCGTCATCACCACGGCGGCGTTGCGGCGCCTTCAGGAGCGGCAGCTGGACGCGCTGCTCGCCCATGAGCAGGGGCACGCGCGGGCCCGGCACGACTGGTTGCTGCACTGTTCGGCCGCGCTGGCGGACGGCTTCCCGCAGGTTCCGGTGTTCGCGGCGTTCCGCGACGAGATGCACCGGCTGGTCGAACTGGCCGCCGACGACATGGCCTCGCGCCGCTTCGGCCGGCTGACCACGGCGCTGGCGCTCGTCGAACTCAACGAGGGCCGGGGCGTGTTCGGCCCGGGTCCCACCCCGCAGGCCCACGTCCCGCAGCGTGTGCACCGCCTGCTCACTCCCCCGGACCGCCTTCCGGCGATCCACCGCCTGCGTCTGACCGCGGCGGCCGCGCTCGTCCCCGCGATCCCGGTACTGGTGGCCTTCGTACCGGGGCTCCAGGCGCTCCACTAGCCGTTCTCACGAATCGCCGGGGCGGACCCGGACTGTGCGCCCGCACATCGGCGAGGATCACAGGATGGCTCAACCGCCCCACGACACACCGCCCGTTGCCACCTCGCCCCACCATCCGGTGCACCGCGCCGCCGTCAGCGTCGCCGCCGTTCTCACCGCGTGTTCCGCACTGCTCCTGACGCTGGTGGCGATCAGATGGCGCCCCCTGATGTCCGTCGACGGCGATGTCGCCGGCACCACCCACCGCTGGGCGGTCGACGACCGCGGCCTCACGCACGCCTTCCGCATCCTGACGGACTGGGTGTGGGACCCGCTGACGATGCGACTGGTGTGCGCGGCGGCCGTCGTGTGGCTGGTGTGGCGCCGGTCGGCCTGGTGGACGGCCCTGTGGCTGGCGGTGGTCTGTGCGCTGGCCGCACTGTTCCAGCAGTTGCTGAAGGCCGCCGTCGACCGCCCCCGCCCGGTCTGGCCGAACCCCGTCGACTCCGCCCACTACTCGGCCTTCCCCTCGGGGCACGCCATGACCGCCACGGTGGTCTGCGGACTGCTCCTGTGGCTCCTGCACCACCTGGGCGCCGGGCGCGCGCTGTGGCGTACGGCGCTGGTCGCGTCCGTGGTGTCCGTGGCCGGGGTCGGCCTGACCCGGGTGTGGCTGGGCGTCCACTGGCTCTCGGACGTGATCGGCGGCTGGCTGCTCGGCGCGCTGGTGGTGGCGCTGGCCGTGGTGGCGTACGAGTGGGGGCGGGGCCGCGCCGCGGCGCACCCGGACCGCCGGACTCTTCGTCACTGATGGCGAAGTGCCCTACGCCCGGCTCCCACCGCACCGGCGGCGACCATGCGGGGGCCCCGCGCCGCTACAGTCCCCGCATGACTGCCGTACTGCTCGACTTCTCCGGAACCCTCTTCCGCGCCGAGTCCGCCGAGTCCTGGCTGCGCGCCGTGCTGACCGAGGCCGGCATCGCTCTTCCCGAATCCGAACTGGTCCAGACAGCACGGACGTTGGAGAGCGTCGGGGCCCTGCCGGGCGGCGCGTACCCGGACGAGATACCGGAGGATCTCGCCGAGGTGTGGGCGGACCGCGACCGGAACTCCGAGGCGCACCGGGCCGCGTACACCGGCCTGGCCCGTCGCGTGCCGCTGCCCGATGCCGCGCTGTACGACGCGCTGTACGACCGGCACAAAACCCCGGCCGCCTGGTCCCCGTACCCCGACGCGGCGAAGGTGCTGAGCGTCCTCGGCCAGCGGGGTGTCCGTGTCGGTGTGGTCAGCAACATCGGGTGGGATCTGCGCCCGGTGTTCCGTGAGCACGGGCTCGACGCGTACGTGGACGCGTACGTGCTGTCGTACGAACACGGCGTCGAGAAGCCGCATCCGCGACTGTTCTCGCTGGCCTGCGAGGCGCTCGGCGCCGATCCGCGGGACGTGTTGATGGTCGGCGACAGCCGACCGGCGGACGGCGGGGCGGCCGCGCTCGGCTGCCGGGTGCACTTCGTGGACCCGCTGCCGGTGGCCGAGCGGCCGGACGCGCTGCTGCCGGTCCTGGACCTGGCGGGCTGACCGGACATGCCGTTCGTCTGAGGCGCTCCCCCGTGCCGCCCCAGACGAACGGCAGCCCTGAACAGGCCCGCACGAAGGCGTGACCTGACGCCCTGAGTATAGTTGGCTGACAGCCAGTCAACGCAGGAGTTCCAGCATGTCCCCGCGCAGCGCCTCGGTCAATGAAGAATTGCGGCGGCGCTCCCGCGAGCGGCTTCTGCAGGCGGCGGTCGAGGTGGTCGGCGAGCGCGGGTTCGAGGCCACGACGCTGAGCGCCATCGCCGACCGGGCGGGTTCGGCCCGCGGACTGGTCTCGTACTACTTCCCCGGCAAGCGCCAGCTGGTCCAGTCCGCCGTGCACCGGCTGATGCACCGCACGCTGGAAGAGGCGCTGGAGCGCGAGCCGCGCACCGAGGACGGCCGGGAGCGGCTGGCGCGGGCCATCGACGCGATCCTCGGTCTCGCCCGGGACCGGCCCGTGCTCATGCGCCAGCACATGGCCGGACTCCTCCAGGCCGAGGGGTTCGTGCAGTGCCCCGAGCAGCGGCGCCTGTCCGAGCTGCTGAGCGACACCGTCGCCCGGTACGGCTCGCAGGACGTCTCCGCCGACTACCTGATGCTGCGCTCCCTGCTCATGGGCGCGGCGTACTCGGCCCTCGTTCCGGGGGTGCCCATGCAGGTTCCGGTGCTGCGGGCCGAGCTGTTCCAGCGCTACCGGCTGGACTGGGACATGGGCGTGCCGCCGGAATCCGAGCCGGTCGGCGGGGCGTGCGAGCAGGACCTGTCGCGGTTCTTCGCCACGGACGAGCAGCGGGATCCGCAGGAGTAGGGCGCCGAGAGGAATAGGGCGCCGAGAAGGGCCGTGAGACAGGCGTCCTGCCGTCGGCCGCTCGTCGCGCACGGAACGTAACCCCATCATCACATTTACGACGACACGGACACGCCTCCGCGATACTCCGCCGGACCCTGTCAGCGGGGCCGTCGCGGTGCGATGCTGGAGCTACCAGCGCTCCCCCGCAGGGTTAGGAGCACCGCCGTGCTGCGTGTCGCTGTCGTCGGCTCCGGGCCGAGCGGGTGCTACACCGCCCAGAACCTGGTCCAGCAGGACCCCGACGTACGGGTCGATGTCCTGGACCGGCTGCCGTGCCCGTACGGTCTGGTGCGCTACGGCGTGGCGCCGGACCACGAGAAGATCAAGTCGCTCCAGGGGAATCTGCGGTCGGTGCTGGAGCACGACCGGGTGCGGTTCCTCGGCGGCGTCGAGGTGGGCGGCGGCAGTCCGCTGAGCGTGGAGGCGCTGCGGGACATGTACCACGCGGTCGTGTACTGCGTGGGGGCGGCGACCGACCGGCATCTCGGCATCCCGGGCGAGGATCTGCCGGGCAGCTGGTCGGCGACCGAGTTCGTGTCCTGGTACAGCGCGCACCCCGATGCCATCGACGAGGACTTCCTGAGCGGCGTCCGGTCCGCGGTGGTGATCGGCATGGGCAACGTCGCGGTGGACGTGACGCGCATGCTGGTGCGCGCGGTCCGACGGAGCTGAGCCCGACCGACATGCCGCAGGCGCCGCTGGACGCGCTGGCCGCGAGCGGCGTCGCCGAGGTCCACATGGTCGGCCGGCGCGGCCCCTCCCAGGCCCGCTTCACCACGAAGGAACTGCGCGAGCTGGGCAGCCTGCCCGACACCGAAGTCACCGTGGATCCGGCCGAGTTGGCGCTGGATCCAGCGTACGAGGACCCCTCCGCGCTGCCCGCGCCCCAGCGGCGGAACGTGGAGGTGCTGCGCGAGTGGGCGTCGCGCACGCCCGGGCAGGCGCCTCGGCAGATCCGGCTGGACTTCTACCTCCGGCCGGTCGAGATCCTCGCGGACGACGACAGGCGGGTGGGGGCGGTGCGGTTCGAGCGGACGGTGCCGGACGGGCGCGGCGGGGTGACGGGCACGGGTGAACACGTGGACATCGAGGCGCAGTTGGTGCTGCGGTCGGTGGGCTATCGCGGAGTGCCGCTGGACGGGCTGCCCTTCGACGCGGTGAACGGCACGGTGCCGAACTCCGCGGGCCGGGTCCTGCGGGACGGCTCGGCGTCGCCGGGCGAGTACGTGGCCGGGTGGATCAAACGCGGCCCGACGGGCGTCATCGGGAGCAACCGTCCCTGCGCCAAGGAGACGGTGACGTCCCTGCTCGAAGACGCTCCCGCGCTCGCGGGGAAGGACGTACCCGAGGATCCCGTCGCGGCGCTTCGGGCGGCGGGTGCCGAGCCGGTCGAGTGGGGTGGCTGGGTGGCGATCGAGCAGGCAGAGGCGGACCTCGGGGCCCGGCTCGGGCGCGGTGTGGTCAAACTCGCCGACTGGGACTCGCTGCTGGGCGCGGCGCGGTCGGCGGACGCGTAGCCGGGTCGGTCGGACGCGGACGGAACGACCGCGACACACAGCCGCAACATCGCGGAAATCAACGGACAGTTCAGGGCCCTTACGGTCTCGTGGCGTTCACCCTTACGGTCTCGTGCTGTTCGCATGACGCCCTGCTCGCTCTGGAGTTCCCATGGCCTCGTCCGCCCCGGACCGGATAGCCGGTCCCGCCGGTCCCCCCGGCTCCACCGATCCCGTCCATCCCGTCGACCAGGTGCCGCCCGTACGGCAGTTGGCCGCCTTCGGGCTCCAGCATGTGCTCGCGATGTACGCGGGCGCGGTCGCGGTTCCGCTGATCGTGGGCAGCGCGATGAAGCTGCCGCCGGCGGATCTGGCGTATCTCATCACCGCCGATCTGCTGGTGTGCGGCATCGCGACGCTCATCCAGTGCGTGGGCTTCTGGCGGTTCGGCGTACGGCTGCCGATCATGCAGGGCTGTACGTTCGCCGCGGTGTCGCCGATGGTGCTCATCGGCACGACGGGCGGCGGACTGCCCGCGATCTACGGCTCGGTGATCGTCGCGGGGCTGGCGATCGTGCTGCTCGCGCCGGTCTTCGGGCGGCTGCTGCGCTTCTTCCCGCCCCTCGTCACCGGCACCGTGATCCTGATCATCGGCATCTCGCTGCTCCCCGTCGCGGCCAACTGGGCCGCGGGCGGCGTCGGTTCGCCGGACTTCGGGGAGCCGAGGAACCTGGCGCTCGCGGCGTTCGTGCTCGCGGTGGTCGTCGGGGTGCAGCGGTTCGCACCCGCGTTCCTGAGCCGCGTCGCGGTGCTCGCCGGCATCGCCGTCGGGCTCGCGGTGGCCGTTCCTTTCGGGTTCACGGACTTCGGCCCGGTCGGCGAAGCGGACTGGGTCGGGATCAGCACGCCGTTCCACTTCGGCGCGCCTGAATTCCGCGCCTCGGCGATCGCGTCGATGCTGGTCGTGGCGCTGGTGACGATGACCGAGACGACCGGTGACCTGATCGCGGTCGGTGAGCTGACCGGGCGGAAGGTCGAGCCGCGCCCCCTGGCAGACGGGCTGCGCGCCGACGGGCTGTCGACCGTCCTCGGCGGGGTGTTCAACACCTTCCCATACACGGCGTACGCGCAGAACGTGGGCCTGGTCGGGATGACGCGGGTACGCAGCCGCTGGGTGGTCGCCGCCGCCGGCGGCATCCTCGTGCTGCTCGGTCTGCTGCCCAAGCTGGGCGCGGTGGTGGCGGCGGTTCCCGCCCCCGTCCTGGGCGGTGCGGGTCTGGTGATGTTCGGGACGGTCGCGGCGAGCGGGCTGCGGACGCTGGCCCAGGTCGACTTCAAGGGCAACAACAACCTGACGGTGGTGGCCGTTTCGGTGGCCGTCGGCATGCTGCCGGTCGGGGTGCCGACGGTGTACGAGAAGTTCCCGGACTGGTTCCAGACGGTGATGAACAGCGGCATCAGCGCGGGCTGTCTGACGGCGGTCGTACTGAACCTGCTGTTCAACCCGCCGGAATCGAAGGCCCGTTCAGCCGCCGTCACCGAGGCCGACGGCCTGCCGCTCGGCGGCGGCGAGGACGCTGTCGAGCAGCCCGGGAAAGAGGTCCTCTAGGTCGTCCCTGCGCAGGCCGTTCAGCTTGGCCGTGCCCCGGTAGACCTGCCGGATCACTCCGCTCTCGCGCAGCACCCGGAAGTGGTGCGTGGTGGTCGACTTGGTGACCGGGAGATCGAAGGCGGAGCAGGAGAGCTCGTCACCGTCGGTGGCGAGCTCTCGCACGATCTGCAGTCGCAGCGGGTCGGACAGCGCGTGCAGCACGCCTTCGAGGCGGATCTCGTCGCGCTCGGGGTGCGGGAGCTCGCGGCTGGTCGCGGCGGTACTGGTCACGGCGGCTCACCTTCGTCGTCGGCACCCCATTGTACGAGATCCTTCGTAGTTCGGCATGTCTCGTAGTTTGACATCTCCCATAGTTCGACAGCCCTCGTAGTTTGACATCTCCCGTACTACGATGCCTATCGTACGAGGGACCACCGACCCCGCGTGCCGCCGGTCGGCGAATGGCGAACGACGAATGGAGTCAGCCGTGAGCGCGCTCTTCGAGCCGTACACCCTGCGTGACGTGACCATCCCCAACCGGGTCTGGATGCCACCGATGTGCCAGTACTCGGCGGCCCCCGAGGGTCCGCTGGCCGGCGCTCCGAACGACTGGCACTTCGCCCACTACGCGGCGCGCGCCACCGGCGGCACCGGCCTGATCATCGTCGAGGCCACCGCTGTCTCGCCCGAGGGCCGGATCTCGCCGTACGACCTGGGCATCTGGAACGACACCCAGGTGGAGGCGTTCCGGCGGATCACGCGCTTCCTGTCCGAGCAGGGCACGGTGCCCGGCATCCAGATCGCGCACAGCGGCCGCAAGGCCTCGACGGACCAGCCCTGGAAGGGCGGCGAGCCGGTGGGCCCCGAGGCGCACGGCTGGCAGCCGCTGGGCCCGAGCCCGGTGGCATTCGCCGACGGCCACCCCGTCCCGGACGAACTGACCGTGGAGCAGATCAAGGAGATCGTCGGCCAGTTCGTGGCCGCGGCCCGCCGCGCGCTCGACGCCGGTTTCGAGGTCGCCGAGCTGCACGGCGCCCACGGCTACCTGATCCACTCGTTCCTCTCTCCGCACTCCAACCACCGCACCGACGCCTACGGCGGCTCGTACGAGAACCGCACGCGCTTTGCGCTCGAGGTCGTCGACGCCGTACGGGAAGTGTGGCCAAAGGACAAGCCGCTGTTCTTCCGTATCTCCGCGACCGACTGGCTGGAGGAGAACGGCTGGACCCCGGACGACACCGTGCGCTTCGCGAGCGAGCTGCACGCGCATGGCGTCGACCTCCTGGACGTCTCCACCGGCGGAAACGCCTCCGGCGTCCGCATCCCGACCGGCCCGGGCTATCAGGTCCCGTTCGCCGCGCGGGTGAAGGCCGGGACGCCGATGCCGGTCGCCGCGGTCGGCCTGATCACGGAGGTCGAGCAGGCGGAGAAGATCGTGGCCAACGGCGAGGCCGACGCGGTACTGCTGGGCCGTGAGCTGCTGCGCAGCCCGTCCTGGGCGCGGCAGGCGGCGCGGGAGCTCGGGGCCGATGTGCGGGTGCCGGAGCAGTATCACCGGTCCGTGTGAGTCCGGTTCGACGGAAGCTGACACGTACGGCCGTCAGCCGTGGGCCGTCAGCCGTGGGCCGTCAATGGTGCCACTCCCCGCCGGGCCACCGATCCGGTGAGCTCTCGCTGGTAGTCCGCGTAGGCGGTGCGCAGGGCGGTGCCCGGCCAGTCGGCGGGCAGGAGTTCGGCGGGAAGCACGGGGTCCGTGAGCAGGTGCCGTACGACCGCCGCGAATCCGGTGAGGCGGTCGGCCGGGAGGTCGGCCGCCGTCACATGGGTGTGCAGGGCGCGGGCGGTGGTGGCCCAGCCGTCCAGCAGCCACAGGCCGGCCGCCAGCTCCCGCGGGGAACCCTCCGGGCGGGCGGTGTACGACTGCGCCACCCGCCCCAGATCGTCCGGCAGGGGCCGGCTCAGATTGGCGGGACGCAGCCAGACGCCCTCGCGGAGTTCGGCCAGCCGCAGGGCGGCCAACCTCGCGCGCAGCTCGGCGCGTTCGGCGGGGACGCGGCCGGTCGCCGTGATCACGACCATCTCCCAGTCGCCGTCCCACGCGCGCGTGCGCGGGTGCAGAGCGTCGTCCTGGCGGCGCTGGCGGGCGAGCAGCCGCTCGCTGAGGCCGTAGACGGCGTCGGTGCGCCGCAGGTCGCCGGAGGCCACCATGCGGCTGAGCGCGGCCCGGAGTGTCGAGCCGCCGACGCCGAACGGCTCGACCAGCCGGACGAGTTCCTTCACCGGCAGCTCCGGCGGGTGGCTGCCCAGCAGCAGGCTCAGGACGACCGACCGCGCGGACAGCGGTCGCAGGTCGAGCTCACCGGATTCCCCGGGCTGCACTGTCACGTTCATCCGCATGGGCCCGTACTGTACGTGCGCTTTCCACCTCGTTTCATATTGCAGCATTGCTACGGCCGCACAGCAGGTGCAACATAGCCTTATGGTCTCGACACCCGCGCCCGCTCAGCCTCAGACGCCGGCCCAGCCGCAGTCTCCGTACGCCACGCACGACGTCACCAACCAGGCTCCTCCTCTGCCGCCGTACGACGCCTCGCAGGACGCGGCCCTGTTGGAGGGCCTGCGCCGGGAGGGCGCGGGCTGGGCCGAGGCGGGCATCCGGGAGCTGGGCCTGCGGGCCGGCAGCGCCGAGGCTCAGGAGTGGGGCGAGCAGGCCAACCGGCACGAGCCGGAGCTGCGCACCCACGACCGGTACGGCATCCGGATCGACGAGGTCGACTTCCACCCCAGCTGGCACCGGCTGATGCGGGTCGCGGTCGCCGAGGGACTGGCGGGCGCGCCGTGGGCGGAGGACCGGTCCGGCGCCCATGTCGCCCGTACCGCGGGCGGGTTGGTGTGGGGGCACACGGAGGCCGGCCACGGCTGTCCGACGTCGATGACGTACGCCGCCGTCCCCGCGCTGCGTGCCCAGCCGGAGCTCGCGAAGGTCTACGAACCGCTGCTGACCAGCCGGGAGTACGACCCCGGGCTGCGTGTGCCCACCCAGAAGCGCGGTCTGCTGGCCGGGATGGGCATGACCGAGAAGCAGGGCGGCTCCGACGTCCGCACGAACACCACGACGGCCACGCCCACCGCCGAGCCCGGGGTGTACACGCTGCGCGGGCACAAGTGGTTCACGTCGGCGCCGATGTGCGACGTGTTCCTCGTCCTGGCCCAGGCCCCGGACGGGCTGTCGTGCTTCCTGGTGCCGCGGGTCCTGCCCGACGGCACCCGCAACACCTTCCGCGTCCAGCGCCTGAAGGACAAGCTGGGCAACCGGTCCAACGCGTCCTCCGAGCCGGAGTTCGACGGGACGGTGGCGTGGCTGGTCGGGCCCGAGGGGCGCGGCGTGAAGACCATCATCGAGATGGTCAACTGCACGCGGCTGGACTGCGTGATGTCGTCCGCGACTCTCATGCGCAAGACGCTCGTCGAAGCCGGTCACCATGTGCGGTACCGCAGCGCGTTCGGGGCGCGGCTCATCGAACAGCCGTTGATGCGCAACGTCTTGGCGGATCTGGCGCTGGAGTCGGAGGCGGCCACGACGCTCACGCTGCGGCTGGCGGGGGCGGCGGACCGGGCGGTGCGCGGGGACGCCGGGGAGCAGGTCTTCCGGCGCATCGCCACCGCCGTCGGCAAGTACTGGGTCACCAAGCGCGGTCCGGCCTTCACCGCGGAGGCTCTGGAGTGCCTCGGCGGCAACGGGTACGTGGAGGACTCCGGCATGCCCCGGCACTACCGGGAGGCCCCCCTGCTGTCGATCTGGGAGGGCTCGGGGAACGTCAACGCCCTCGACGTGCTGCGGGCGCTCGGCCGTGAACCCGCCACCGCGGAGGCCCTGTTCGCCGAACTCGCCCTGGCGCGGGGGGCGGACACCCGGCTGGACGCCGCCGTGAACCGGCTGAAGGACCGGCTGGGCGACGCCGACCAGATGGGCGCCCGCAGGCTGGTGGAACTGATGGCCCTGACCCTGCAGGCCTCCCTGCTGGTCCGGTACGCGCCGTCCGCCGTCGCCGACGCCTTCTGCGCGAGCCGACTGGGCGGGGACTGGGGGTACGCGTTCGGAACTCTGCCCGGTGGAACGGACCTTGACGCGATTCTCGGCCGCGCACTGCCGGATCGGGACTGAACTCACGCGTTCCAGGGCGTGGTTCGGTCACCGCGTCTCACCCCGTCGTCCGGCCGCCCCGCGGTCCCAGCCGCGCCCACTCGGCGTCCCACTCCGGTGCCGGCCCGGCTGCCAGGGGCGACGCGGCCTGACCGGTGTGCGGGCTGCCGTCGGCGACGCTCCAGCGCACCGGCGCCCACACCGGTTCGCCCGTGGTGGCGCCGTGGGCACCGGGTTTCGCGCCGAGGGTCCCGGCGCCACGGTGGTGAGCCGGGCGGTGACCGAGCGCCGGTCCGTACGTTCCTGGGGCAGGGCGTGCTCGACCGCCGCGTCCTCCTCACGCACGGGCGGACGGACGGGCCCGGGCCGCCGTCCTCCCCCACCTGAGTTGTTTTCGCGTTGCTCAGCTTCCGGTCGGCGGCCTTGCTCACACTCGGGCCCCGGAGCCACACGACAGGCCGACAAGACGGCTCTGACCTGCACAGACGCCGCCGCTCTGGGGCACTGTCAGTGGTGGGGTGCAGACTGGCCGGTGTCGTGAGAACTACGTGAGACCTATCTGTGACGACGACGTCCCGGAGGCGATCGGCATGACCGAGGTACTGCTCGCGGTGGGCACCCGCAAAGGCCTGTTCATCGGGCGACGACGAGGTGGCACCTGGGAGTTCGACGAACGCCCCTGCTTCAACGCCGAGGCGATCTACTCGGTCGCCATCGACACCCGCGGCGACAGCACACGGCTGCTGGCCGGCGGGGACAGCGCCCACTGGGGCCCGTCGGTGTTCCACTCCGACGACCTGGGCCACACCTGGACCGAACCGGCCCGGCCCGCCGTCAAGTTCCCGCAGGACACCGGCGCCTCGCTGGAACGGGTCTGGCAGCTGCACCCGGCGGCGGCCGAGCCGGATGTGGTGTACGCGGGTACCGAGCCGGCCGCCCTGTACCGCTCGACGGACCGCGGAGAGAGCTTCGAGCTGGTCCGGCCGCTGTGGGAGCACCCGACGCGCTCCAAGTGGGTGCCGGGCGGCGGCGGTGAGGGGCTGCACACGATCGTCAGCGACCAGCGCGATCCGCGGGCGGTGACCGTCGCCGTCTCGACGGCGGGCGTGTTCCGCACCACCGACGGCGGGGCGAGCTGGGCTCCGTCCAACTCCGGTGTGCAGGCGGTGTTCCTGCCGGACCCGAACCCGGAGTTCGGCCAGTGCGTGCACAAGGTGGCCCAGGACGCGGTCGATCCGGACCGGCTGTACCTCCAGAACCACTGGGGTGTGTACCGCAGCGACGACGCGGGCGCGCACTGGACGGACATCGGCGACAGCCTGCCGTCCACGTTCGGCTTCGCGATGGCCGCGCATCCGCGCCGCGGTGACACGGCGTACGTCTTCCCGATCAACGCGGACAGCGACCGGGTACCGGCCGGCCACCGCTGCCGGGTCTACCGCACGTACGACGCGGGCAAGTCCTGGGAGCCGCTGACGTCCGGGCTGCCGACCGGCGACCACTACGGCACGGTGCTGCGCGACGCCCTGTGCACGGACGACGCGGATCCGGCGGGCGTGTACTTCGGCAACCGCAACGGCGAGGTGTTCGCCTCGGCCGACGACGGCGACACGTGGCGGCAGTTGGCCGCGCATCTGCCGGACGTACTGTGCGTGCGCGCGGCCGTCATCGGCTGAGCGTGCCCGCCGGTGCCTGCCGCTCCCGCTCTGGACGAGG includes the following:
- a CDS encoding PaaX family transcriptional regulator C-terminal domain-containing protein; translated protein: MRMNVTVQPGESGELDLRPLSARSVVLSLLLGSHPPELPVKELVRLVEPFGVGGSTLRAALSRMVASGDLRRTDAVYGLSERLLARQRRQDDALHPRTRAWDGDWEMVVITATGRVPAERAELRARLAALRLAELREGVWLRPANLSRPLPDDLGRVAQSYTARPEGSPRELAAGLWLLDGWATTARALHTHVTAADLPADRLTGFAAVVRHLLTDPVLPAELLPADWPGTALRTAYADYQRELTGSVARRGVAPLTAHG
- a CDS encoding acyl-CoA dehydrogenase family protein — translated: MVSTPAPAQPQTPAQPQSPYATHDVTNQAPPLPPYDASQDAALLEGLRREGAGWAEAGIRELGLRAGSAEAQEWGEQANRHEPELRTHDRYGIRIDEVDFHPSWHRLMRVAVAEGLAGAPWAEDRSGAHVARTAGGLVWGHTEAGHGCPTSMTYAAVPALRAQPELAKVYEPLLTSREYDPGLRVPTQKRGLLAGMGMTEKQGGSDVRTNTTTATPTAEPGVYTLRGHKWFTSAPMCDVFLVLAQAPDGLSCFLVPRVLPDGTRNTFRVQRLKDKLGNRSNASSEPEFDGTVAWLVGPEGRGVKTIIEMVNCTRLDCVMSSATLMRKTLVEAGHHVRYRSAFGARLIEQPLMRNVLADLALESEAATTLTLRLAGAADRAVRGDAGEQVFRRIATAVGKYWVTKRGPAFTAEALECLGGNGYVEDSGMPRHYREAPLLSIWEGSGNVNALDVLRALGREPATAEALFAELALARGADTRLDAAVNRLKDRLGDADQMGARRLVELMALTLQASLLVRYAPSAVADAFCASRLGGDWGYAFGTLPGGTDLDAILGRALPDRD
- a CDS encoding exo-alpha-sialidase, translating into MTEVLLAVGTRKGLFIGRRRGGTWEFDERPCFNAEAIYSVAIDTRGDSTRLLAGGDSAHWGPSVFHSDDLGHTWTEPARPAVKFPQDTGASLERVWQLHPAAAEPDVVYAGTEPAALYRSTDRGESFELVRPLWEHPTRSKWVPGGGGEGLHTIVSDQRDPRAVTVAVSTAGVFRTTDGGASWAPSNSGVQAVFLPDPNPEFGQCVHKVAQDAVDPDRLYLQNHWGVYRSDDAGAHWTDIGDSLPSTFGFAMAAHPRRGDTAYVFPINADSDRVPAGHRCRVYRTYDAGKSWEPLTSGLPTGDHYGTVLRDALCTDDADPAGVYFGNRNGEVFASADDGDTWRQLAAHLPDVLCVRAAVIG